The following proteins come from a genomic window of Ictalurus furcatus strain D&B chromosome 12, Billie_1.0, whole genome shotgun sequence:
- the LOC128616219 gene encoding uncharacterized protein LOC128616219 isoform X1, with amino-acid sequence MDPILEFKRNYLLCEKTWDCLSVHLHRVCMKTDPEEAIEAVVERATAEMRVLLAIGRVINYGRLGQILGAADPISRLIEELESHFLVVTGVPPPLPPTSARAEPSSSRATQPTGLDSEQSKLLCQRCQEQRRDLSMVRISVFIALLIVFLWNNCVRHMQFYNQTFSSLQLHWCAVDQPGKKANGREGALQEALYQPCIAEGFFFFLTGGEDYHKNILEFIKSLISKKNVFTL; translated from the exons ATGGATCCCATTCT TGAATTCAAAAGGAACTACCTTCTCTGCGAGAAGACCTGGGATTGCCTGTCAGTGCATCTGCACAGAGTCTGCATGAAGACAGATCCTGAAGAAGCCATTGAAGCAGTAGTGGAGCGGGCAACAGCAGAAATGCGTGTGCTTCTGGCAATAGGCAGGGTGATTAATTACGGCCGGCTGGGTCAGATTTTGGGTGCTGCTGACCCAATCAGCAG GCTGATTGAAGAACTGGAGAGTCACTTTTTGGTGGTGACCGGTGTGCCCCCACCACTACCTCCTACCAGTGCAAGGGCAGAGCCTTCCTCCTCCAGAGCCACACAACCAACAGGGTTGGACAGCGAACAGTCAAAGCTCCTCTGTCAGCGGTGTCAAGAGCAGCGGCGAGACCTTTCAATGGTGAGAATATCAGTTTTTATAGCTTTACTGATTGTGTTTCTTTGGAATAATTGTGTCAGACATATGCAGTTTTATAACCAAACTTTTTCCTCATTGCAGTTACACTGGTGTGCAGTGGACCAACCCGGCAAGAAAGCTAATGGCAGAGAAGGGGCTTTACAAGAAGCACTCTATCAACCATGCATtgctgaagggttttttttttttttaacaggaggTGAGGACtaccataaaaacattttagagtTTATTAAAAGTTTGATATCgaagaaaaatgttttcacacTGTAA
- the LOC128616219 gene encoding uncharacterized protein LOC128616219 isoform X2, which yields MDPILEFKRNYLLCEKTWDCLSVHLHRVCMKTDPEEAIEAVVERATAEMRVLLAIGRVINYGRLGQILGAADPISRLIEELESHFLVVTGVPPPLPPTSARAEPSSSRATQPTGLDSEQSKLLCQRCQEQRRDLSMVRISVFIALLIVFLWNNCVRHMQFYNQTFSSLQLHWCAVDQPGKKANGREGALQEALYQPCIAEGFFFFLTGG from the exons ATGGATCCCATTCT TGAATTCAAAAGGAACTACCTTCTCTGCGAGAAGACCTGGGATTGCCTGTCAGTGCATCTGCACAGAGTCTGCATGAAGACAGATCCTGAAGAAGCCATTGAAGCAGTAGTGGAGCGGGCAACAGCAGAAATGCGTGTGCTTCTGGCAATAGGCAGGGTGATTAATTACGGCCGGCTGGGTCAGATTTTGGGTGCTGCTGACCCAATCAGCAG GCTGATTGAAGAACTGGAGAGTCACTTTTTGGTGGTGACCGGTGTGCCCCCACCACTACCTCCTACCAGTGCAAGGGCAGAGCCTTCCTCCTCCAGAGCCACACAACCAACAGGGTTGGACAGCGAACAGTCAAAGCTCCTCTGTCAGCGGTGTCAAGAGCAGCGGCGAGACCTTTCAATGGTGAGAATATCAGTTTTTATAGCTTTACTGATTGTGTTTCTTTGGAATAATTGTGTCAGACATATGCAGTTTTATAACCAAACTTTTTCCTCATTGCAGTTACACTGGTGTGCAGTGGACCAACCCGGCAAGAAAGCTAATGGCAGAGAAGGGGCTTTACAAGAAGCACTCTATCAACCATGCATtgctgaagggttttttttttttttaacaggag gttGA